AATAGTCGTTGTGAAATTTTGTCGCCTCTTCACGCGAAGCGCCGAGGTTTGTTTTAAGAGCGTTTATACCCATACCGTAGATGATTCCGAAATTTATGACTTTCGCTTTTCGGCGCATTTCGTAATCAACTTTTTCACGTTCCACTCCGAAAACCTCCGATGCCACGGCGGTATGCACGTCTTCGCCATTTCTGAAAATTTCCAAAAGCTTCGGGTCGCTGGAAAGTATGGCCGCCACCCGAAGCTCTATTTGCGAGTAGTCAATTGAAAGAATTTTAAAACCGTCTTCGGCAATAAAAGCGTTTCTGATTCGCTTGCCGGCTTCCGTTTTTATCGGAATGTTTTGAAGACCCGGATTTTGAGATGCCATTCTGCCCGTGGCCGCCCCGGCCTGCAAAAACTCGGCGTGCAATCTGCCTCCCGCATCCGCCATTTGAGGCATATTATCTATGTAGGTGGAGAGCAGTTTGGCAAATTCTCTGTATTCTAAAATCAGCTCTATTATGGGGTGCGCGTCTTTGAGTTTCAAAAGCTCCGATTCTTTCGTGGAACGCGCGCCACCCTCGGTTTTCTTTAGTCCTTTGGCAGTAAGTCCCATTCTGTCAAAAAGAACCACCGCGAGCTGTTTGGGCGAAGCGACATTAAACTTCTCCATATCCGACTCTTTGGTATGGGGCGCCGCTTCTTTCCAAATATTTTCCTCAAGTTTTGTGAGCTCTTTGTGATATTCCTTTGAAAGTTTGTTTAAATACTCCGTGTCAATTTTCACTCCCCGTTTGTTCATTTTTCGAACTACAGCGATGAGAGGTCTCTCTATTTCTTCAAAAACCTTTTT
The bacterium DNA segment above includes these coding regions:
- a CDS encoding DNA polymerase: EDIDKDELKETQIALWLINSSITSPKLEDIFSFAKTKDFVKARQAVFSELEKRNLKKVFEEIERPLIAVVRKMNKRGVKIDTEYLNKLSKEYHKELTKLEENIWKEAAPHTKESDMEKFNVASPKQLAVVLFDRMGLTAKGLKKTEGGARSTKESELLKLKDAHPIIELILEYREFAKLLSTYIDNMPQMADAGGRLHAEFLQAGAATGRMASQNPGLQNIPIKTEAGKRIRNAFIAEDGFKILSIDYSQIELRVAAILSSDPKLLEIFRNGEDVHTAVASEVFGVEREKVDYEMRRKAKVINFGIIYGMGINALKTNLGASREEATKFHNDYFEKFSTLARYLDEVKAFAYKEGYTETLFGRRRYFEGLKSVLPFIRAASERQAINAPLQGTAADVIKLAMLRVDEFLQKENLEDKVYLTMQVHDELVYEVKEDLVEKVAPKIREVMEGVLSPKESKEVPMMAESYVGKNWGAMQRIADSSQT